The genomic window AACATGATTTTTTCCTAGTTGATTTGGAATTTGTTCATGAACGTGGTGACTGGTATTTAAGAGTTTACGCTGACAAAAAGGGTGGAATCACGATTGATGATTGTGCTGTTATCAGCGAGGAATATGGGGAAAAGCTTGATGAACTCGATCCAATCGATCCTGCCTACTATCTAGAAGTTTCCTCACCAGGCGCAGAACGTCCATTAAAAAATGATCAAGATTTAAGTAATTATCAAGGTGCCTATGTTAATGTTTCTCTTTATCAAAAGGTTGATGGAGAAAAGATTTACGAGGGCAACTTAGATTCCGTTACTGATGATCAGATCACAATGACTTATAAGGTTAAAACTAGAACCAAGCAAGTAACAATTGACCGGGACAAAATTGCGAAGATCAGACTTGCAATAGAATTCTAAGGAGATAAGTATGACAAAAGAAATGGTCGATGCACTTGATGCATTGGAAAAAGAAAAAGGTATCAAAAAAGAATACGTTATTGAATCACTAGAAGCAGCTTTAGTTGCTGCTTACAAACGTAATTACAATCAAGCCCAAAACGTTGAAGTTAAATTTGATGCTAAAAAAGGCAATATTCATGTATACTCTGTCAAGGAAGTAGTTGATGAAGTTGCAGATGATCGCTTGGAGATCTCATTAGCAGACGCACAAGCTATCAGTAAAGGTTATGAAATTGGCGACCATATTCAAGAAGAAGTTACACCTAAA from Companilactobacillus sp. includes these protein-coding regions:
- the rimP gene encoding ribosome maturation factor RimP, whose product is MDTKTDELKAILQPILEKHDFFLVDLEFVHERGDWYLRVYADKKGGITIDDCAVISEEYGEKLDELDPIDPAYYLEVSSPGAERPLKNDQDLSNYQGAYVNVSLYQKVDGEKIYEGNLDSVTDDQITMTYKVKTRTKQVTIDRDKIAKIRLAIEF